Proteins from a single region of Hydra vulgaris chromosome 12, alternate assembly HydraT2T_AEP:
- the LOC100199702 gene encoding E3 ubiquitin-protein ligase MYLIP, with product MMWCFVSEPSGTIHELILPKGSRGIDCLEKIASRINLVEKDYFGLRYINPSNGVESWLNLRNRLLDQLYTGGGPHRIQLMVKYFVNVQELQQPITRDLYYSTLINHINHGKIDLKSIDKNIVAQIFALTAQVHVGDFNAEALPDYSVLYHLDEEWSLDFQKVVETEHLKLDSVTPSQAKIKFIQLVSELDLYGVESFHVHSMGDNPKELTLSVRHDGLRVYRANSCKEKNTETANLLKFITYDSISTVSYKGKRFTIVHGNGNTDHTHSSFLLKRNSAAISLFRTFTEYHSFFQCNTVKSSVIEKCSRNSFGRVFSVFFPNSNKGKLFLFDVMCTRRQAYNQAWSVLHAPNKNRQSAFYHSDRSFNRKSVYSLSLADEIPANSSTKEQKNQESFFFINNEDKLNRKEQWKSTVSHSNDINSLSLEELRDTVTDLIEKRMCQVCMDEEVSTAFCPCGHVVCCTECAAVCRECPLCRTQVTYAQRVFFN from the exons ATAGCATCTAGAATAAATTTGGTTGAAAAAGATTACTTTGGTCTTCGTTATATTAACCCTTCAAATGGCGTTGAGTCCTGGTTAAATTTAAGAAACAGGCTATTAGATCAGTTGTATACCGGAGGAGGACCTCATAGAATTCAATTAATGGTGAAATATTTTGTCAATGTTCAAGAACTTCAACAGCCTATTACTAG agaTTTGTATTACTCAACATTAATCAATCACATCAACCATGGTAAAATTGATTTGAAatcaattgataaaaatatagtagCTCAAATATTTGCTCTTACAGCACAAGTTcatgttggtgactttaatgctgaAGCTTTACCTGATTACTCTGTGCTGTATCATTTGGATGAGGAATGGAgtttagattttcaaaaagttgtggAAACAGAACATTTAAAGTTAGACTCTGTTACTCCTTCACaggcaaaaattaaatttatacaacTGGTTAGTGAATTAGACCTATATGGTGTTGAATCATTTCATGTTCATTCTATGGGTGATAATCCTAAAGAGCTAACTCTGTCAGTTCGACATGATGGTTTGAGAGTTTATCGAGCAAATTCTTGCAAAGAAAAGAATACAGAAACTgctaatcttttaaaatt cATAACCTATGATTCAATATCAACTGTATCATACAAAGGTAAACGGTTCACTATTGTTCATGGAAATGGCAATACTGATCACActcattcaagttttttgttaaagCGTAATTCAGCTGCCATTAGTCTATTTCGAACATTTACAGAATACCattctttttttcaatgcaATACTGTAAAGAGTTCCGTAATTGAAAAATGCAGCAGAAACTCATTTGGTAGAGTGTTTTCTGTATTTTTCCCTAATTCGAATAAAGGGAAACTTTTTCTGTTTGATGTAATGTGCACTAGAAGACAAGCATACAATCAAGCTTGGTCAGTACTACATGCTCCAAATAAAAATCGACAGTCAGCCTTTTATCACAGTGACAGAAGTTTTAATAGAAAGAGTGTTTACAGTTTGAGCTTAGCAGATGAAATTCCTGCAAATAGCTCTACAAAAGAGCAAAAGAACcaagaatcatttttttttataaataatgaagatAAACTTAATAGAAAAGAGCAGTGGAAGTCTACTGTCTCTCACTCAAATGATATAAACAGTTTATCATTAGAGGAATTGCGTGACACAGTCACAGatctaattgaaaaaagaatGTGTCAAGTATGTATGGATGAAGAAGTTTCTACTGCTTTTTGTCCTTGTGGCCATGTAGTGTGTTGCACAGAATGCGCTGCTGTGTGCAGAGAGTGTCCACTCTGCAGAACGCAGGTCACCTATGCACAAAGggtgttttttaattga